A portion of the Gemmatimonadota bacterium genome contains these proteins:
- a CDS encoding cytochrome c gives MRFSVLVTLFGVGAVLMAVAVVFMYGTDGSGEPRTPAEHGRRLFRLQGCATCHAIGGGISRGPDLAGLIPRLSARLTDTAYRNHLDSLRVARPDVYAFFAPRYEHVLGTRSEERIKTWFAEHLRNPRFDHFTGLMPDYDHLTEEQVDRLTAFILTLK, from the coding sequence ATGCGTTTCAGCGTGCTGGTGACCCTTTTCGGCGTCGGTGCGGTCCTGATGGCGGTCGCCGTCGTCTTCATGTACGGGACCGACGGATCGGGGGAACCCAGAACGCCGGCGGAGCACGGCAGGAGACTCTTCCGGCTGCAGGGCTGCGCAACGTGCCATGCTATCGGCGGAGGCATTTCCCGCGGTCCGGACCTGGCCGGGCTGATTCCTCGGCTTTCCGCCCGCCTGACCGACACGGCGTATCGGAATCACCTGGATTCGCTTCGAGTGGCAAGACCGGATGTGTACGCCTTTTTCGCGCCGCGGTACGAGCATGTGCTCGGTACGCGGAGCGAAGAGCGGATCAAGACCTGGTTCGCGGAGCATCTGCGGAATCCGCGGTTCGATCACTTCACGGGACTGATGCCCGACTACGATCATTTGACCGAGGAACAGGTGGATCGGTTGACGGCCTTCATACTCACGCTCAAGTAG
- the ilvD gene encoding dihydroxy-acid dehydratase translates to MTDAGKRHSRTITDGPSRAPARAMLKASGFTDSDLARPIIGIANTWIEIGPCTYHLRDLAEYVKEGVREAGGTPMEFNTVSISDGITMGSQGMKASLVSREVIADSIELVTIGNMFDGLIALSGCDKTIPGTVMALGRVNVPSLMLYGGSIMPGSFQQHDVTIQDVFEAVGAHASGRMTDLELKDMEDHACPGAGACGGQFTANTMAIAFEMLGISPIGSASVPATHPDKPEVGRECGRQVMELVRKNLCPRDIMTRKAFENAIAAVLTTGGSTNSVLHLLAVAQESGVDLQIEDFDRISEKTPLLADLKPGGRFVANDLFAAGGNRLVAKRMLEGGMLHEDAITVSGRTIAEEAADASETPGQVVVRDLEDPLKPTGGYVILKGNLAPEGCVLKVAGHEKTHHRGPARVFDCEEDAMAEVMNGGIQPNDVVVIRYEGPKGGPGMREMLAVTGALVGRGLGESVALMTDGRFSGATHGFMVGHVAPEAAVRGPIAALRDGDTVVFDVASRRLDVELSDEDIAERLSEWTERSSRFGDGVMTKYARLVSSAARGAVTRA, encoded by the coding sequence ATGACAGACGCTGGAAAAAGACACAGCAGGACCATCACGGACGGTCCCTCTCGGGCCCCGGCGCGGGCTATGCTCAAGGCATCGGGGTTCACCGACTCGGACCTTGCCCGTCCGATCATCGGGATCGCCAACACCTGGATCGAGATCGGTCCCTGCACCTACCACCTGCGCGACCTCGCCGAATACGTGAAGGAAGGCGTCCGTGAGGCAGGCGGCACGCCCATGGAGTTCAACACCGTGTCGATCTCCGACGGGATTACCATGGGCAGCCAGGGCATGAAGGCCTCGCTGGTCAGCCGCGAGGTGATCGCCGATTCCATCGAACTGGTCACGATCGGGAACATGTTCGACGGCCTGATCGCCCTTTCCGGCTGCGACAAGACGATCCCGGGCACGGTCATGGCCCTCGGCAGGGTGAACGTGCCGTCCCTGATGCTTTACGGCGGCTCGATCATGCCGGGCAGCTTCCAGCAGCACGACGTTACCATCCAGGACGTGTTCGAGGCTGTAGGCGCCCACGCATCGGGCAGGATGACCGACCTGGAGCTCAAGGACATGGAAGATCACGCCTGTCCGGGCGCCGGCGCCTGCGGCGGCCAGTTCACGGCCAACACCATGGCCATCGCCTTCGAAATGCTGGGGATCTCGCCCATCGGCAGCGCGAGCGTACCCGCCACCCACCCGGACAAGCCGGAGGTGGGCCGCGAATGCGGACGCCAGGTCATGGAACTTGTGCGCAAGAACCTCTGCCCGCGGGACATCATGACCCGGAAGGCCTTTGAAAACGCCATCGCCGCCGTGCTCACCACCGGGGGTTCCACCAACAGCGTGCTGCACCTGCTGGCCGTCGCCCAGGAGTCGGGCGTGGACCTGCAGATCGAGGATTTCGACCGGATCAGCGAGAAGACGCCGCTGCTCGCCGACCTGAAGCCGGGCGGGCGTTTCGTCGCCAACGACCTGTTCGCCGCGGGCGGCAACCGGCTCGTGGCCAAGCGCATGCTGGAGGGCGGCATGCTCCACGAGGACGCGATCACGGTTTCGGGCCGGACCATCGCCGAGGAAGCCGCGGATGCGTCCGAGACGCCGGGCCAGGTGGTCGTCCGGGATCTCGAGGACCCGCTCAAGCCTACCGGAGGCTACGTGATCCTCAAGGGCAACCTGGCTCCCGAAGGCTGCGTCCTGAAGGTCGCCGGCCACGAGAAGACCCACCATCGTGGCCCCGCGCGGGTCTTCGACTGCGAAGAGGACGCCATGGCAGAGGTGATGAACGGGGGGATTCAGCCCAATGACGTGGTGGTCATCCGCTACGAGGGACCGAAGGGCGGACCGGGCATGCGCGAAATGCTGGCCGTTACCGGCGCCCTCGTCGGCCGGGGCCTGGGAGAATCGGTCGCGCTCATGACCGACGGCCGTTTTTCAGGGGCAACCCACGGCTTCATGGTCGGGCACGTCGCGCCCGAAGCCGCGGTGCGCGGTCCCATCGCCGCGTTGCGCGACGGCGACACCGTGGTCTTCGACGTGGCGTCCCGCCGCCTGGACGTGGAGTTGTCCGACGAGGATATCGCCGAACGCTTGAGCGAATGGACCGAACGGTCCTCCCGTTTCGGCGACGGTGTCATGACCAAGTACGCCCGGCTAGTCTCTTCGGCGGCGAGGGGGGCGGTGACGCGGGCCTGA
- a CDS encoding NAD(P)-binding domain-containing protein, with protein MAERIGFIGLGIMGEPMCRNLMKAGYVCTVNTRTKSRAEKLLSEGAVWGDSPKDTAGKSDVIITIVTDTPDVEKVILGDDGIIEGISPGSVVIDMSTISPSATRSMAAALKEKGADMLDAPVSGGDTGAIAGTLSIMVGGKQDVFDRCLPVFEAMGKSINLIGDHGAGQMTKLCNQVAVSVANLAMAEALILAAKAGLDMEKMLAAISGGAAGSWQLSNLAPRIIKRDFDPGFMVKLQQKDLRLVLGAASELGLGLPGASLAHQLFNAIEAAGEGDEGTQALVKSLERMSGVEVRG; from the coding sequence ATGGCGGAACGAATCGGTTTCATCGGTCTCGGCATCATGGGCGAGCCGATGTGTCGCAACCTCATGAAGGCGGGATATGTCTGTACCGTGAACACCCGGACGAAATCACGAGCCGAAAAACTCCTGTCGGAAGGCGCGGTCTGGGGCGACAGCCCGAAGGATACGGCCGGCAAGTCGGACGTGATCATCACCATCGTGACCGACACGCCCGACGTGGAGAAGGTCATTCTGGGCGACGACGGGATCATCGAAGGCATCAGTCCGGGTTCGGTGGTCATCGACATGAGCACCATATCGCCGTCGGCGACGCGGAGTATGGCCGCGGCCCTCAAGGAGAAGGGCGCCGACATGCTGGACGCGCCCGTCAGCGGGGGCGACACGGGGGCGATCGCCGGAACCCTGTCCATCATGGTGGGCGGCAAGCAGGACGTTTTCGACCGGTGCCTGCCGGTTTTCGAGGCTATGGGCAAGAGTATCAACCTGATCGGGGATCACGGCGCAGGACAGATGACCAAGCTGTGCAACCAGGTTGCGGTCAGCGTGGCCAACCTCGCCATGGCGGAAGCGCTCATCCTGGCCGCCAAAGCCGGCCTGGACATGGAGAAGATGCTCGCTGCGATCAGCGGGGGAGCCGCGGGTTCCTGGCAACTGTCCAACCTGGCGCCGCGCATCATCAAGCGGGATTTCGACCCGGGATTCATGGTGAAACTGCAGCAGAAGGACCTGCGCCTCGTGCTCGGCGCCGCCTCTGAGCTGGGACTGGGCTTGCCCGGGGCGAGCCTGGCCCACCAGTTGTTCAATGCCATCGAGGCCGCGGGCGAGGGCGACGAGGGCACGCAGGCCCTGGTCAAATCGCTGGAGCGCATGTCCGGGGTGGAAGTACGCGGTTAA